Below is a window of Neofelis nebulosa isolate mNeoNeb1 chromosome 8, mNeoNeb1.pri, whole genome shotgun sequence DNA.
GCACGCTGGCGCTGCGGCTCAGCGCGGCCCGGGGCGCGGACGCCAGAGCCTCGGCGGGGCCCCGGCCCGGCGCgcgggtggggggcggcggcggcggcggcggggcgggcggctCGGCGCCCCCGAAGAAGCACGTGTGGTAGACGGCGTCGTCCGCGTCGCGCCCCGCCCGCCGCGCGCCCCCTCGGGGACCCCCGGGCGCAGCCAGCAGGGGGCCGAAGGGCAGCGAGCCCGGGAGCAGGCCCGCGCCGTACAGGCAGGAGCGCACCGACTCCAATGTATCATAAATGCTCGGGTCCTTCACCACCAGGCCTGCAGGGGCAGAAGACACGAGGAAGGGTTGTCAGAGGGCATGGAGAGGGGACCTCAGCTCCTTCCTGCTGACCATCCGTGTGGCCCCTGGCCTAAGCCCCGCTTCCCTCCTCTGTATAACAGGGATTATACACTCGAGTCCTTATGAGGACCACTGTGACACAAGAGCCCCGGAAGGCATTTGAAACGAGCTCACTGAGCCTCGCTGTTCCTATCGGTAAAATGGAGAAGATACTAACGCTCGCCTTCAGAAAGCTATTGGGAGAAGGAACTAAAAATGTGTGTGCAGCGGCCCAGGGCAATATTGTACCCATAGCAGTAGCTCAACAAATTTTTCTTCACTTTGGAGAGGGAAGTAACCCACGAGTGCTGAGGGGGGAGCATGCATAGGGACATCAGTAGGGGTGAAAGAGACCCTTTGCACCCCCAATCTACTCACCGTGCACCAGCCGCTGCTCTTGGACCATTAGGGACCTGTATTCTCCCCACTTCTCATACAGGGTTTGCTGCAAGAGACACCCCCCGCCTCACTGTCAGGAGCTAAGCAAGAAACAAGCAGGAGGTGGGTATAGACGGAGGGATCAGGCAGTGCACAGAAGAAATCTGAAGGTTAAAAGCATATTCGGACAGGTAAATGAGCCCCTAAAAGAAGAGTGAGGGCCAGAGGGGCAAGAGCTTggaagaagagggtggaggctgGACGTTATCTGGGCTGCCCTACCTTTAGGTACTGCAGACGTGCCTCCAATTCAGCCTTCCGGATTGACGTCCCATACAGAGTTTCCAGCCTGAGGAGGTTGGGGAATTAAAGGCTAAGTGAGCCCACAGGGTGTGGACACACTGAGAGAAGCTGGGCTCAGGAACCCTCAGGATGACAGCGTCCAGACATACCTGAGAACATTGCCAGACGCCTTAATGATGTCAACAATCTCTCGATGCCGGATACCTTCCACGTTCAGGCCATTAACGCTGGCGATGGTGTCCCCTGCCAGGCAGAGAGGGGGTGAGCTTGTGTTCCACCGGGCAGGATGGAAGAATTGCAGCCCCCTACCCTAGCCAGGAAGGGTAGGGGTAATACACAGAACGCTCCTGAATTCCCTCCTGCCACTCCTGATGGCGGTGTGGAAACCTTGTCCTGGCCCAGCGCCCCAGCATAGGGCCCTCATAGACCCAACACCTCCACTCCCCCCTCAGGAAACTGTCCCCAAAGGCTGAGCTGTCTCAGCAACCCTGGGTTGCCTGCCCCCAGAGTTGGTTGTTTCTGTCTGGCCCACAGGCTATCATGAGACCCAGCCGAGACAGGAAGGGGTCAGGGTGAGTAGCACCACGCTGAGAGCTAACAGTGGCCCCAGGCATGAGAGGCCTCAGCTTCTGACACCCTGTGCCGCTGCGGAACCTTCTGACTTCAGACAGGGCAAGCCACATTCTCTACGGGTCCATTTCCCATCTATAAAAAGGGCGTGTGATCCCTACTGTGGCTACTGCAGGGATCAGGAGGGAGAGTGAATATGAAACTATTTTGCAAAGTTGCAACATACCACTTGGCTACCGGGGGCTGCTGGTAAGTGGGCAAGGAGGTGAAGGCTTAGGGAAGAAAGTAGTGCTAGAAGGGGGCTTAGCTCTTGCAGTCTCAATCCCCTTCCTGGGGCCTGGGGACTCTAGATTTGGCTAATCCCAAGGGCCCCCAGTGGAGGCATCATTTCCTTGTTAGAGGACGTCACGCAGGTACCCCAGAGTTGGGCCGGGTCGGCACAGGAGAGGCCCTGATGTCCAGTATCCGAGCAGATCTAAGGGAATGtcgccccctccccggctcctgcACGGGCTGGGTTACCAGACGGCCAGGAGACAAAACAGCAGCAGCGACATCTGCCATTTACCAGGTCCTGGCTCTGTGCCTAGGGAACCCCTAGGCATGTTAgtgcccccatttcacagatgggactGCTCCATGTCACACAGTCAATGGCAAGTTTGCCTGGATCCCAAGCCTGCACTCTATCCATTCTTCTTGGCCTTCTCaaaacaggaggaggaaggggcgcctgggtggctcggttaagcggccgacttcggcccaggtcatgatctcgtggtctgtgagttcgagccccgcgtcgggctctgtgctgacagctcagagcctggagcctatttcggattctgtgtctccctctctctgaccctcccccattcatgctctgtctctctctgtctcaaaaataaataaacattaaaaaaaaaaaaaaaacaggaggaggaaaggaaatgggTTTCAGAAGCGGTTTCTCACCCCCTCTGCTTGGGAGCAAGGTCCTACCCTCTTCCCAGGGCCCTGTGTCCCAGGCTCAGGCCTCACCTGGTGTGAGCCCAGCCAGCTGGGCAGGGCTGGAGTCATGAACCCGGCAGACAAAGGTCACCATCTCCACCCGCTGCTCCTCCCGGTGGTGAAGGCCATAAGTCTGTAACAGACAAGGGGCCCATCAGCCAGGGGTGTGGCAGGGCCCGGCCACCTGTCAGAGTGGCCTTCCAACCCTGCGCTCCCTCTGTGCCCAGCTTCTCCCACCTGGATTTCAAAGCCGAAGGTCTGgttctcctccttctccaaagTCAGCACTTTCCTGCAAAGGGACACAGGGGCCATCTCATCAAGACTGTCAGGACTAAGAGGAGCTTGGCGGTCCCACAGCGTGGTCTTCCGCTGATGCTGGAGGTCTGTTCCAGGACATCCAGGCAGGGCTCACCGTCTCCAGCGCCAATTCAACTCTCCTCGCGGGTTGTCGGAATGCCCGTCCCGATCCCCGGCTGACCTCCGCCCCACGGAGCCGCGGAGACTCAATCTCGCCTCCAGTGGAGGCAGGCTCTGGAATGGCTGGCCCCCGGAGGGAATGGGCTTCCCGAGTTTTTCAGCCACACCTCCAGCTTTCTAGTGAGCCCGAGAGACTAGCCGACTAGCCTAGGCCCCACATTCGGCCCCAGCCCTGAGCCTCTGGGCTCCACAGCCTTGGGGAGAGggctggccccacccccagaggccaGTCACGAGGCTCGACCACAGCTGCTCCTCCCAGCTGCGACGGGCCAGCCCACCAGAtgtgaggctgggggggggggggggaggggagcctcgAGGCCGCCCCTTCCCGCACTGAAGGCCTGCCCACTGGACACAATGGTCTGGAGCGCCTCCAGATCCCCGCCTGCTGGGGGAGCCCAGAgtttcctctgcccacccccacccccttccttcccgCCCGGCCAGGGGCAGAGTGAAAGCAGCCTCCAAAGGCCCCTTCAAGCCTCGGCCGCTGAAAGGCCCTGGAGACCCAGGCCTGCAGTGCCCAGCCtgacccagatgccccccaaatgCTGCACAGCAACTCCGGGCCCTGACTCCTCCCCACTGTAAACGCAGGCCTTTCCCCCCTCTGTGTGAGCTGGGGCGTGGAATAGGGTGACCCAAGTGCTGTGTTACCCCAGCGCGCTCTCAGGGTTTTCTGCAAGTGTTGGCGaacttcttctgtaaagggccagagagtaaatattttgggctttctTTGTGGACTCCATTCAGCCTCTGTCATacattgttctgtttttatttttacaaccctttagaaatataaaaacaactcTTAGCTCAAGGGCCAAACAGGCCAATCCCGGCTGGCAGG
It encodes the following:
- the TAMALIN gene encoding protein TAMALIN isoform X1, coding for MTLRRLRKLQQKEEAAAAPDPAARAPDSEVAPAAPAPTPASGPRAAAASPGAPGDELYAALEDYHPAELYRALAVSGGTLPRRKGSGFRWKNLSQSPEQQRKVLTLEKEENQTFGFEIQTYGLHHREEQRVEMVTFVCRVHDSSPAQLAGLTPGDTIASVNGLNVEGIRHREIVDIIKASGNVLRLETLYGTSIRKAELEARLQYLKQTLYEKWGEYRSLMVQEQRLVHGLVVKDPSIYDTLESVRSCLYGAGLLPGSLPFGPLLAAPGGPRGGARRAGRDADDAVYHTCFFGGAEPPAPPPPPPPPTRAPGRGPAEALASAPRAALSRSASVRCAGPGGGGGGGGGGGGGGAPGALWTEAREQALCGPGLRKAKYRSFRRRLLKFIPGLNRSLEEEESQL
- the TAMALIN gene encoding protein TAMALIN isoform X2; the protein is MVTFVCRVHDSSPAQLAGLTPGDTIASVNGLNVEGIRHREIVDIIKASGNVLRLETLYGTSIRKAELEARLQYLKQTLYEKWGEYRSLMVQEQRLVHGLVVKDPSIYDTLESVRSCLYGAGLLPGSLPFGPLLAAPGGPRGGARRAGRDADDAVYHTCFFGGAEPPAPPPPPPPPTRAPGRGPAEALASAPRAALSRSASVRCAGPGGGGGGGGGGGGGGAPGALWTEAREQALCGPGLRKAKYRSFRRRLLKFIPGLNRSLEEEESQL